One Dehalococcoidia bacterium DNA segment encodes these proteins:
- a CDS encoding DNA double-strand break repair nuclease NurA, with translation MTLDLSQIAEQLGTLRETLQERAAARSRATRRAATLLASTPLFRIEDRIALAGKRLTLPVPELHGQLAERRAIRTAPSDYAVVAADGSMIEIDRHSPLGCYVINIGWAVLRYGAAPACELKAEASLETRSLAYVDPDDHTVRRLDGQLLGIQRSIEEFERIASLVERLPLELPALAMVDNPLTVWGLADPRVKGFIRARSAQGGPSLLERYAEALARVERACQNRQAALVGYVSSPSLEFVANLLRVAECPHPVCDCRHYCPSSNPDERDCRTAGTSDAALFQAFLSAGEHSSLFRGRRAGAEDAGPDIWFCYLHTGEEIARIEMPEWVARDPARTELALALVFDQIQRGHGYPEALIEAHERAVIRAEDREMFQRLVAECLVAAGLPEDGTAKARSKRVRGV, from the coding sequence ATGACGCTCGATCTCTCCCAGATCGCTGAGCAGCTCGGCACGCTGCGCGAGACACTGCAGGAGCGCGCGGCCGCCCGTTCGCGGGCGACTCGGCGCGCCGCGACGCTCTTGGCTAGCACGCCGCTCTTTCGCATCGAGGACCGGATCGCGCTCGCAGGAAAGCGGCTCACCCTGCCGGTGCCGGAACTGCATGGGCAGCTCGCGGAGCGGCGCGCGATCCGCACTGCTCCCTCCGACTACGCTGTCGTTGCCGCTGACGGCTCAATGATCGAAATCGATCGCCACAGCCCGCTCGGCTGTTATGTCATTAATATCGGCTGGGCGGTCCTCCGCTACGGCGCTGCGCCTGCCTGCGAACTGAAGGCAGAAGCGAGCCTCGAGACGCGCTCGCTCGCCTACGTCGACCCTGACGACCACACCGTTCGCCGCCTCGATGGACAGCTGCTCGGCATCCAACGCTCGATCGAAGAATTCGAGCGAATCGCCTCGCTCGTCGAGCGGCTGCCGCTCGAACTGCCGGCACTCGCGATGGTCGACAACCCCCTCACTGTCTGGGGGCTCGCCGACCCGCGGGTGAAAGGCTTCATCCGCGCTCGCTCGGCCCAAGGCGGCCCGTCGCTGCTGGAGCGCTACGCTGAGGCGCTCGCCCGCGTCGAGCGCGCCTGCCAGAACCGGCAAGCAGCGCTCGTCGGCTATGTCTCGTCGCCATCGCTGGAGTTTGTCGCCAATCTGCTCCGCGTCGCCGAGTGCCCCCATCCCGTCTGCGACTGTCGCCACTACTGCCCGTCGAGCAACCCTGACGAGCGGGATTGCCGGACGGCCGGCACTTCGGACGCCGCCCTCTTCCAAGCGTTCCTTAGTGCGGGGGAGCACTCGAGCCTCTTCCGCGGCCGCCGCGCCGGCGCCGAGGATGCCGGCCCCGACATCTGGTTCTGCTATCTCCACACTGGCGAAGAGATAGCGCGCATCGAAATGCCGGAATGGGTCGCCCGCGACCCGGCGCGCACCGAGCTTGCGCTCGCCCTCGTCTTCGACCAAATCCAGCGAGGGCACGGCTACCCCGAGGCGCTGATCGAAGCGCACGAGCGCGCCGTGATCCGCGCCGAGGACCGCGAGATGTTCCAGCGCCTCGTCGCCGAATGCCTCGTCGCCGCCGGCTTGCCGGAAGACGGCACCGCGAAGGCGCGGAGTAAGCGGGTGCGCGGTGTCTGA
- a CDS encoding SDR family oxidoreductase, giving the protein MKIAVFGASGRTGRLVVDQALAAGHEVVAFVRDPAKLPLRHERLTLVQGDVTDLDAVRRAVAGVDAVIAALAPRREGPKEAVSRGIANILAAMQEARVRRIVISSGAGVPDPKDPPSFATAVIRWLLRRIARPVIEDAARAVALLRASDRDWTVIRAPFLVDGPRTGRYRLGYFAAGFGARISRADLADALLKAVDDLTLVGSAPIIAS; this is encoded by the coding sequence ATGAAGATCGCCGTGTTCGGCGCTAGTGGACGAACCGGAAGGCTGGTCGTTGACCAAGCATTGGCGGCAGGACACGAGGTCGTTGCCTTTGTCCGCGATCCTGCCAAGCTCCCGCTTCGCCACGAGCGGCTTACGCTCGTTCAAGGCGACGTGACGGATCTCGACGCGGTCCGTCGCGCCGTCGCGGGCGTCGACGCGGTCATCGCCGCCCTCGCGCCAAGACGCGAAGGACCGAAAGAGGCGGTTTCGCGCGGGATCGCGAATATCCTTGCCGCGATGCAGGAGGCTCGCGTCCGGCGGATCGTCATCTCTTCCGGTGCCGGTGTTCCCGACCCCAAGGACCCTCCCAGCTTCGCCACTGCTGTTATCCGCTGGCTGCTTCGGCGCATTGCCCGCCCGGTGATCGAGGACGCGGCGCGGGCGGTAGCGCTGCTGCGGGCGAGCGACCGGGACTGGACGGTGATCCGCGCCCCCTTCCTCGTGGATGGCCCGCGGACCGGCCGCTATCGGCTTGGCTATTTCGCGGCTGGATTTGGGGCCCGCATCTCGCGCGCTGACCTCGCGGACGCGCTTCTCAAAGCAGTGGATGACCTGACGCTGGTCGGCAGCGCGCCGATCATCGCTTCCTGA
- a CDS encoding thiamine pyrophosphate-dependent enzyme: MGPALEAVRAIAAARTTQVVVTTMTAIFQWDDVVGDDPLHLPLIGCMGKASSLALGIALARPDIQVLCLDGDGSLLMNLGSLATIAQAQPANLVHFVFENRAYNITGGQPIPAAGRLDFALLAKAAGYPRAYTTESADQLRALLPEILAGAGPTFVCLRVAPAGPQPAIQHGRMKRQLAVVQKALAERQ; encoded by the coding sequence ATGGGCCCAGCACTGGAGGCGGTCCGTGCCATCGCCGCGGCACGAACCACCCAAGTAGTGGTGACGACGATGACGGCGATCTTTCAGTGGGACGATGTCGTCGGCGATGACCCGCTGCATCTCCCGCTTATCGGCTGTATGGGCAAAGCGTCGTCGTTGGCGCTCGGGATCGCGCTGGCGCGGCCGGACATCCAGGTGCTCTGCCTGGATGGAGACGGCAGTCTGCTGATGAATCTCGGGAGCTTGGCGACGATTGCTCAAGCGCAGCCGGCAAACCTCGTCCATTTCGTCTTTGAAAACCGGGCGTACAACATCACCGGCGGGCAGCCGATCCCCGCGGCAGGACGCCTCGACTTTGCGCTGCTGGCGAAAGCGGCCGGCTACCCCCGCGCCTATACCACGGAAAGCGCTGACCAGCTGCGGGCGCTGCTGCCGGAGATCCTTGCCGGGGCTGGGCCAACCTTCGTCTGCCTGCGCGTCGCGCCGGCGGGGCCGCAGCCGGCGATCCAGCACGGCCGCATGAAGCGCCAGCTGGCTGTCGTGCAGAAGGCGCTTGCGGAGCGCCAATGA
- a CDS encoding aspartate/glutamate racemase family protein, translated as MMRIWYQYPAPLMGIRGAVFELLETVFARVKRPDTTIDLRTPKRGGRASLWPYEYFKFYAAREIFETIQRAEAEGYDGVLIGQSAEPALTESKELLHIPVTGIFESAIHLANQLGERFALVTIPSPSGVRPGKHVLPLLRNVRKYGLEGRLVGWSEIGMSAAAFNAAIASGARAAVHEAFFEAARGLIERGAEVIVPAETLLSVALAVDGIVEEPASGAAVVDLVTAGIKNLEMLIELHEKTGLLRSRSLSYARPRDEEIAETRAAFGLPRIGEASWPSSMKRGDASPT; from the coding sequence ATGATGCGGATCTGGTACCAGTATCCTGCCCCCCTGATGGGGATCCGCGGCGCGGTCTTTGAACTGCTGGAGACCGTCTTCGCTCGGGTCAAACGCCCTGACACGACGATCGATCTCCGCACTCCGAAACGCGGGGGGCGGGCGTCGCTCTGGCCGTATGAGTACTTCAAGTTTTATGCCGCTCGCGAAATTTTCGAGACGATCCAGCGCGCTGAAGCGGAAGGGTATGACGGGGTGCTGATCGGCCAGAGCGCCGAGCCCGCCCTGACCGAGAGCAAAGAGCTGCTCCACATTCCCGTCACCGGGATTTTCGAGAGCGCGATCCATCTCGCGAACCAGCTGGGCGAGCGTTTTGCGCTGGTGACGATCCCCTCGCCGTCCGGGGTGCGCCCGGGCAAGCATGTGCTCCCGCTCCTACGGAACGTCCGCAAATACGGGCTCGAAGGCCGGCTGGTCGGCTGGAGCGAGATCGGGATGTCCGCGGCAGCGTTCAATGCCGCGATCGCGAGCGGCGCGCGGGCCGCCGTGCATGAGGCGTTTTTCGAAGCGGCGCGGGGGCTGATTGAGCGCGGCGCGGAGGTGATCGTCCCTGCCGAGACCCTGCTTTCTGTCGCGCTCGCGGTCGACGGGATTGTCGAGGAGCCAGCGAGCGGGGCGGCCGTCGTTGACCTCGTGACAGCGGGGATCAAGAACCTCGAGATGCTGATCGAACTTCACGAGAAAACCGGGCTTCTGCGAAGCCGCTCGCTCAGTTATGCCCGACCGCGCGATGAGGAGATCGCGGAAACTCGCGCCGCCTTTGGGCTTCCCAGAATCGGAGAGGCATCATGGCCATCCTCTATGAAACGCGGGGACGCATCGCCTACCTGA
- a CDS encoding adenylosuccinate synthase codes for MPVTVVVGVHWGDEGKGRVVDLLARDCDVVARYSGGANAGHTVINDLGEFKLKLVPSGIFNPNCLCVIGNGTVVTPGLLLEEIDELRARGVSVDNLRVSDRAHVVFPYHVIIEEAEERARGRFAIGTTLNGIGPAYGDKTSRDGIRVAELIRPDLFRERLANVLERKNALITRVYGGTPLDFEALYEEYCGYAERLAPFVAETGALVREVVRRGGRVLLEGAQATLLDLDLGTYPYVTSSHPTAAGACLGVGLGPTAVTDVIGVVKAYTTRVGGGPLPTELHGELGDRLREIGHEYGTRTGRPRRCGWLDGVLGRYGCDVNGVTKIAITRLDILDSFAEVKIAVAYELDGRRIDTLPADLDALERCVPIYETLPGWQTPTTEARQFADLPPNAKRYVERVGEVLGAPVTLVGVGPSRMQVVSL; via the coding sequence ATGCCGGTCACTGTCGTCGTGGGGGTTCACTGGGGAGATGAAGGCAAGGGACGAGTCGTGGACCTCCTCGCGCGTGACTGCGATGTCGTCGCCCGGTACTCGGGGGGCGCAAACGCCGGCCACACGGTCATCAACGACCTCGGCGAATTCAAGCTGAAGCTGGTCCCTTCCGGGATCTTCAATCCCAACTGTCTCTGCGTGATCGGCAACGGCACGGTGGTCACTCCCGGCCTGCTCTTGGAGGAGATCGACGAACTGCGCGCCCGCGGCGTCTCGGTGGACAACCTGCGGGTGAGCGACCGCGCTCATGTGGTCTTCCCCTACCACGTGATCATCGAGGAGGCGGAGGAGCGCGCTCGCGGCCGCTTTGCCATCGGCACGACCCTGAACGGGATCGGCCCCGCCTACGGCGACAAGACCTCGCGCGATGGGATCCGCGTCGCGGAACTGATCCGGCCCGACCTGTTTCGGGAGCGGCTGGCGAACGTTCTCGAGCGCAAGAACGCGCTGATCACCCGCGTCTACGGCGGCACGCCGCTCGACTTTGAGGCGCTTTATGAGGAATATTGCGGCTACGCGGAGCGGCTGGCGCCCTTCGTCGCGGAAACAGGCGCCCTCGTGCGCGAGGTTGTCCGGCGCGGCGGGCGGGTGCTGCTCGAGGGAGCGCAAGCGACGCTCCTTGACCTTGACCTAGGCACCTATCCCTACGTCACCTCGTCGCACCCGACCGCAGCGGGCGCATGTCTCGGCGTCGGGCTCGGGCCGACGGCCGTCACCGACGTGATCGGGGTGGTCAAAGCCTACACGACGCGGGTGGGCGGCGGTCCGCTGCCGACGGAACTTCACGGCGAGCTTGGCGACCGGCTGCGCGAAATCGGCCACGAATACGGAACCCGGACGGGAAGGCCGCGCCGCTGCGGCTGGCTGGACGGCGTGCTGGGCCGCTACGGCTGCGATGTCAACGGCGTGACGAAGATCGCGATCACGCGGCTCGATATCCTCGATTCCTTCGCCGAGGTGAAGATCGCGGTGGCGTACGAACTGGATGGCCGCCGCATCGACACGTTGCCGGCAGATCTCGACGCCCTCGAGCGCTGTGTCCCGATCTACGAGACGCTCCCCGGCTGGCAGACGCCGACGACCGAAGCGCGGCAGTTTGCAGACCTTCCCCCGAATGCGAAACGGTACGTCGAGCGGGTTGGCGAGGTGCTCGGCGCCCCGGTCACGCTTGTCGGCGTTGGCCCGAGCCGGATGCAGGTCGTTTCGCTGTAG
- a CDS encoding ABC transporter substrate-binding protein gives MPSPKDVVWPVAQSSITVSWDPDSTRLGQGARRSAGYHQIHIPYEPLTTPRIAEDAEGVRYPVATDLQPRLAVSWEPANDYRTWTFRLRRGVKSNWGNELTAESVRWSWERVYHLQKVGYWRSNHLAGLRSIDDLEVLDDYTLRFNLGRSNPEFAAYTSFATNNIVDAAAAKLHATPADPWAVEWLSDNIAGFGAFTLERRTADTLHFRARDDYWAGRPGIDTVTMVGVACRNDAMRLVERGEANFLPGLYPEEFARFAGRPGYRLIRVRAN, from the coding sequence ATGCCGTCACCAAAAGATGTCGTTTGGCCCGTTGCTCAGAGCAGTATCACCGTCAGTTGGGATCCGGACTCGACACGGCTTGGGCAAGGGGCGCGGCGCTCCGCGGGCTATCACCAAATCCATATCCCCTACGAGCCGCTGACCACCCCGCGGATCGCCGAAGACGCCGAGGGCGTCCGCTATCCTGTCGCGACAGATCTCCAGCCGAGGCTGGCGGTCAGCTGGGAGCCGGCAAATGATTACCGCACCTGGACCTTCCGGCTGCGCCGCGGCGTGAAGAGCAATTGGGGCAACGAACTGACCGCCGAGAGCGTTCGCTGGAGCTGGGAGCGGGTGTACCACCTGCAAAAAGTGGGCTATTGGCGCTCCAATCACCTCGCCGGCCTTCGCTCGATCGACGACCTGGAAGTGCTCGACGACTATACCCTCCGCTTCAATCTCGGACGCTCCAATCCAGAGTTCGCCGCATACACCTCCTTCGCCACTAATAACATCGTCGATGCCGCTGCTGCCAAGCTGCACGCCACCCCAGCAGACCCCTGGGCGGTCGAATGGCTGTCGGACAATATCGCCGGCTTCGGCGCGTTCACACTCGAGCGACGAACCGCCGACACGCTGCACTTTCGCGCTCGGGACGACTACTGGGCGGGACGGCCGGGGATCGACACGGTCACGATGGTCGGCGTCGCCTGCCGCAACGACGCGATGCGGCTTGTTGAACGAGGGGAAGCCAATTTCCTCCCCGGACTGTATCCGGAGGAGTTCGCGCGCTTTGCGGGCCGCCCCGGCTACCGCCTCATCCGCGTCCGCGCCAATCA
- a CDS encoding ABC transporter substrate-binding protein, which yields MRASLLRSVPLLTLAIATACAPTVPTAPTGGAAPGDAPQRAENQRLTVGYAGIWSTLDPTTINIGRAYEIFETLVWADPTGKNTEPLLATSWTLVNPTTWEFKLRPNSRWHNGDPVTAADVKWSFDHYTNPALRSPIATRIPLYQEAEVVDASTVRLITRQPDPIFLRAIMDVPILPSAYYERVGPGEFRTAPVGSGPWRLKEFRAEDRVVLVPFEGHPTRKPILTELTIRAIPELSARVAGIRTGELDLIIDIAPDQAETLRREGLELRSTPVGQIWGFWMDSVIEGSPTMDRRVRLAINYAIDREAIVKNIYRGFQNLADGQVVSRETFGYNPSLRSYPYDPQRARALLAEAGYPNGFKTQMSGRTQVATTQALLQFVQANLKDVGIDAEIVAIPPGTGVLDRFIGTVQREPLFFIEIVTRPAMDASFAYTWFLSTNPGSNGMGTKHYNNPRFDEIFRQAQTEMDRAKREQLLQQLGQILYDDPAYVPILSYNLITANRPEVRGIVFRVTDQPNYDSAFRVK from the coding sequence TTGCGCGCGTCTCTTCTCCGGTCCGTTCCCCTGCTGACGCTCGCCATCGCCACTGCCTGCGCTCCAACCGTCCCCACCGCGCCGACCGGCGGAGCAGCGCCGGGCGACGCTCCGCAGCGCGCCGAAAACCAGCGCCTCACGGTCGGCTACGCCGGCATCTGGTCGACGCTCGACCCGACGACGATCAACATCGGCCGCGCCTACGAGATTTTTGAAACCCTCGTCTGGGCCGACCCGACCGGCAAGAACACCGAGCCCTTGCTTGCCACCAGCTGGACCCTCGTCAACCCGACAACCTGGGAGTTCAAGCTGCGGCCGAACTCTCGGTGGCACAACGGCGACCCGGTGACCGCCGCGGATGTCAAGTGGTCGTTTGACCATTACACCAACCCTGCCCTCCGCTCTCCGATTGCCACGCGCATCCCCCTCTACCAAGAGGCAGAAGTCGTCGATGCTTCTACCGTCCGCCTCATCACGAGGCAGCCCGACCCGATCTTCCTGCGGGCGATCATGGACGTGCCGATCCTGCCGAGCGCCTACTACGAACGGGTCGGTCCGGGCGAATTCCGCACCGCGCCGGTCGGGAGCGGGCCGTGGCGGCTGAAAGAGTTCCGCGCCGAGGATCGGGTTGTTCTCGTTCCCTTTGAGGGGCACCCGACCCGCAAGCCGATTCTGACCGAACTGACAATCCGCGCGATCCCCGAGCTCTCCGCTCGCGTCGCCGGGATCCGCACCGGCGAACTCGACCTGATCATCGACATCGCGCCCGACCAAGCCGAGACCTTGCGCCGCGAAGGGCTGGAGCTGCGTTCGACGCCAGTCGGCCAGATCTGGGGCTTCTGGATGGACTCGGTGATTGAGGGGTCGCCGACGATGGACCGCCGCGTCCGGCTCGCGATCAACTACGCGATCGACCGCGAGGCGATCGTCAAAAACATCTATCGCGGCTTCCAGAACCTCGCCGACGGGCAAGTAGTCTCCCGCGAGACGTTCGGCTACAACCCCTCCCTCCGCAGCTACCCCTACGACCCCCAACGGGCGCGCGCCCTGCTCGCCGAAGCGGGATACCCGAACGGGTTTAAGACGCAGATGTCCGGCCGCACCCAAGTCGCAACCACTCAGGCCCTCCTCCAGTTCGTGCAGGCGAACTTGAAAGATGTCGGCATCGACGCCGAGATCGTCGCTATCCCGCCCGGCACCGGCGTGCTCGACCGGTTCATCGGCACCGTTCAGCGCGAGCCGCTGTTCTTCATCGAAATCGTCACCCGCCCGGCGATGGATGCCTCCTTCGCCTACACTTGGTTCCTCTCGACCAACCCGGGGTCGAACGGGATGGGCACCAAGCACTACAACAACCCGCGCTTCGACGAGATCTTCCGCCAAGCGCAGACAGAGATGGATCGGGCAAAGCGCGAGCAGTTGCTTCAGCAGCTCGGCCAGATCCTGTACGACGATCCGGCGTACGTGCCGATCCTGTCCTACAACTTGATCACCGCGAACCGGCCTGAGGTGCGCGGGATCGTCTTCCGCGTGACCGACCAGCCGAACTACGACTCGGCCTTCCGCGTCAAGTAG
- a CDS encoding FAD-dependent monooxygenase — MKELDVIVIGAGMGGLALGLALQRAGIPAQIYEQAPELSEVGAGIMLTPNACRALMALDVFDPVDAKAQRPGATHYRDYRTGEIISTVAYDEEFQRRYRGPYLTIHRADLQDALKEALLARAPGILHLNHMLVDVEQHDGKVSAVFANGARVTGDLLVGADGIKSLVREKVFGWKAANFSGHVAYRGMVPIDRLGPEYRTADTSTTLGPGQHWVMYTVKKGAFLNYVAIPESGSWTAEGWSVPATKDELLHEFRDWHPRYHELVEQTPHDRIFKWGLFDRDPLPAWVRGRVALLGDAAHPTTPFMAQGAALSFEDAVVLGRALAQAARPDEALALYERARKERGGWVQVRSRFFGQLYHKQAPADEISAERRAANDVLYSYDAATVPLT; from the coding sequence ATGAAAGAGCTCGACGTGATCGTGATCGGCGCCGGGATGGGGGGCTTGGCGCTCGGTCTCGCGCTCCAGCGCGCCGGTATCCCCGCCCAGATTTATGAGCAGGCTCCCGAGCTTTCGGAGGTCGGCGCCGGGATCATGCTGACCCCAAACGCGTGCCGCGCGCTCATGGCGCTCGACGTCTTCGACCCCGTGGACGCAAAGGCGCAGCGCCCCGGGGCGACGCATTACCGCGACTATCGCACTGGGGAGATCATCTCCACGGTCGCCTACGACGAGGAGTTTCAGCGGCGCTACCGCGGCCCCTATCTGACGATCCATCGAGCAGACCTCCAAGACGCCCTCAAAGAGGCGCTGCTTGCCCGAGCGCCTGGCATCCTGCACTTGAACCATATGCTCGTCGACGTTGAGCAGCACGACGGCAAAGTGAGCGCCGTTTTCGCCAACGGCGCCCGCGTGACCGGCGACCTTCTCGTCGGAGCGGACGGCATCAAGTCGCTCGTTCGCGAGAAGGTGTTTGGCTGGAAGGCCGCCAACTTCTCCGGGCATGTCGCCTATCGGGGCATGGTGCCGATCGACCGCCTCGGCCCGGAATACCGAACCGCCGACACCTCGACGACCCTCGGACCAGGCCAGCATTGGGTGATGTACACCGTCAAGAAAGGAGCGTTCCTGAACTACGTCGCTATCCCCGAGAGCGGAAGCTGGACGGCGGAAGGGTGGTCGGTGCCGGCAACCAAAGACGAGCTGCTCCACGAATTTCGCGATTGGCACCCGCGCTACCACGAACTGGTCGAGCAGACGCCTCACGACCGGATCTTCAAGTGGGGGCTGTTCGACCGCGACCCCCTGCCCGCTTGGGTGCGCGGCCGGGTTGCGCTGCTCGGCGACGCCGCTCACCCAACGACGCCGTTTATGGCGCAGGGCGCCGCGCTCTCCTTCGAAGACGCAGTTGTCCTCGGCCGTGCCCTCGCCCAAGCGGCACGCCCCGATGAGGCGCTCGCTTTGTACGAACGCGCACGGAAAGAGCGAGGAGGCTGGGTGCAGGTCCGTTCTCGCTTCTTCGGACAGCTCTATCACAAGCAAGCGCCTGCCGACGAGATCTCGGCTGAGCGCCGCGCCGCCAACGATGTCCTCTACAGCTACGATGCGGCCACAGTCCCGCTGACGTAG
- a CDS encoding glycosyltransferase, whose protein sequence is MRVAIVHDWLNQTGGAENVLDVLHELYPDAPIYTSMYDPVLMHPKYRQWDIRTSFMQRLPGVTRHHQPYLPLYPLAFESFDLSAYDLVISNSSGFCHGVVTRPEAVHINYCLTPPRYCWMLPQYLERERVGRVARRLLPILVSALRLWDAVASQRVDHFIGISRAIAARIRKFYRRDAEVIYPPVETSRFAPQREVGEYYLIVSRLIPYKRVDLAIRAFNLLGKPLWIVGDGRDRPALERIAGPTIRFLGRLPAGEVERLFAQCRALIFPGEEDFGITPVEAQAAGRPVVAFGAGGALETVLDGQTGVFFHEPTAESLAEAVERVERLPFDPDQAVRWARTFDTAIFRERLTRSVARAIERHALAAS, encoded by the coding sequence GTGCGCGTCGCGATTGTTCACGACTGGCTGAATCAGACTGGAGGCGCCGAGAATGTCCTCGACGTCCTGCACGAACTGTATCCCGACGCCCCCATCTATACCTCGATGTACGACCCCGTCCTCATGCATCCCAAATACCGGCAGTGGGATATTCGCACCTCGTTCATGCAGCGGCTGCCCGGCGTGACGCGGCACCACCAGCCGTACTTGCCGCTTTATCCCTTGGCGTTCGAGTCGTTCGACCTCTCGGCGTATGACCTCGTCATCAGCAACAGCAGCGGATTTTGTCACGGCGTGGTGACGCGCCCGGAAGCAGTGCATATCAACTACTGCCTGACCCCTCCTCGCTACTGCTGGATGCTGCCGCAGTATCTCGAGCGCGAGCGGGTCGGACGGGTTGCGCGCCGGCTCCTTCCGATCCTCGTCTCGGCGCTGCGCCTGTGGGATGCCGTGGCCAGCCAGCGCGTCGACCACTTCATCGGGATCTCGCGCGCCATCGCTGCCCGCATCCGCAAGTTCTATCGTCGTGACGCCGAGGTCATTTATCCGCCGGTCGAAACGTCGAGGTTCGCTCCTCAGCGCGAGGTCGGGGAGTACTACCTGATCGTCTCGCGCTTGATCCCGTACAAGCGGGTCGACTTGGCGATCCGCGCGTTCAATCTGCTCGGCAAACCGCTCTGGATCGTTGGCGACGGCCGCGACCGACCTGCCCTCGAGCGGATTGCCGGACCGACGATCCGCTTCCTCGGCCGCCTTCCCGCAGGTGAGGTAGAGCGGTTGTTTGCCCAATGCCGAGCGCTTATCTTCCCCGGCGAGGAGGATTTCGGCATCACCCCCGTCGAAGCTCAAGCCGCAGGGCGCCCCGTTGTCGCGTTCGGCGCGGGCGGCGCGCTCGAAACGGTGCTCGACGGTCAGACCGGCGTCTTCTTTCACGAACCGACAGCAGAGTCGTTGGCCGAAGCAGTCGAACGCGTGGAGCGCCTTCCTTTTGACCCCGACCAAGCCGTCCGCTGGGCACGCACCTTCGACACGGCCATCTTCCGCGAACGGCTCACCCGTTCGGTAGCGCGCGCCATCGAGCGCCACGCGCTTGCGGCGTCATGA
- the lepB gene encoding signal peptidase I, translated as MTTEEAPVPRRSAIDVRSAFREIIETILLTLIIFLVVRGLVQPYRVEGTSMEPNLHSGQFLLVNKAVYFHIDNETLGKFLPFLQRPDGRPFYLFQAPERGDVVVFRFPKEPSRDFVKRVIAVPGETVEIRNGVVYINGQRLHEPYLRDRASYNFGPEKVPPGHFFVLGDNRDNSSDSHVWGMVPSEMIIGKAWISYWPVSEWGLAPNYRVTAGN; from the coding sequence GTGACGACCGAAGAAGCGCCTGTCCCACGTCGGAGCGCGATCGATGTCCGATCGGCATTCCGGGAGATCATCGAAACCATTCTTTTGACCCTGATCATCTTCCTGGTCGTCCGCGGCCTCGTGCAGCCCTACCGGGTCGAGGGCACCAGCATGGAGCCGAACCTCCATTCCGGCCAGTTCCTCCTTGTGAACAAGGCAGTCTATTTCCACATCGACAACGAGACCCTCGGCAAATTCCTCCCCTTCCTCCAACGCCCTGACGGCCGGCCGTTCTACCTGTTCCAGGCGCCAGAGCGCGGAGATGTCGTCGTCTTCCGCTTCCCGAAAGAGCCGTCGCGCGATTTCGTCAAGCGCGTGATTGCGGTTCCCGGCGAAACCGTCGAGATCCGCAACGGCGTCGTCTACATCAACGGCCAACGGCTGCACGAGCCATACTTGCGTGACCGCGCCAGTTACAACTTTGGTCCCGAGAAAGTGCCGCCCGGCCACTTCTTCGTCCTCGGCGATAACCGCGACAACTCAAGCGACAGCCATGTCTGGGGCATGGTGCCGAGCGAGATGATCATCGGCAAAGCCTGGATCTCCTACTGGCCGGTGAGCGAGTGGGGGCTCGCCCCCAACTACCGGGTCACTGCCGGGAACTGA
- a CDS encoding enoyl-CoA hydratase-related protein, with translation MAILYETRGRIAYLTINRPEKRNAVDFETQRELDEAIATFDRDPDRWVLILTGAGDQAFSAGGDLNDWQGVWARGEVRRPALEPETWKPVIAAINGVAVGGGVERALRCDFRIAAEHARFRFSEASMSLIPPVGVLLLPRLIGYAHALEALALGDWITAADAYRIGLVHRVVPSGELLDAATAYAERLCANGPLAVRAIKEILWSTLSLPLEAAARLSHLAYQRLLATDDAKEGPRAWMERRPPRFQAR, from the coding sequence ATGGCCATCCTCTATGAAACGCGGGGACGCATCGCCTACCTGACGATCAATCGGCCAGAGAAGCGTAATGCGGTCGATTTCGAAACGCAGCGCGAACTGGACGAGGCGATCGCTACCTTCGACCGCGATCCCGACCGCTGGGTTCTGATCCTCACCGGGGCAGGCGACCAGGCGTTTTCGGCGGGCGGGGATTTGAACGACTGGCAAGGGGTGTGGGCGCGCGGAGAGGTAAGACGACCCGCTCTCGAACCGGAGACATGGAAGCCGGTGATTGCAGCGATCAATGGGGTTGCTGTCGGCGGCGGGGTGGAGCGCGCGTTGCGCTGCGATTTTCGGATCGCGGCCGAGCATGCCCGCTTCCGCTTCTCAGAAGCCAGCATGAGCCTGATCCCGCCGGTGGGCGTGCTCCTGCTTCCGCGCCTGATCGGCTATGCCCATGCGCTCGAGGCGCTCGCCCTCGGCGACTGGATCACGGCAGCCGATGCCTATCGCATCGGCTTGGTCCATCGCGTTGTGCCGAGCGGCGAACTGCTGGACGCCGCCACAGCCTATGCCGAGAGGCTGTGCGCCAACGGGCCGCTGGCAGTGCGCGCGATTAAGGAGATCCTCTGGTCGACGCTCAGCCTCCCGCTCGAGGCTGCTGCCCGCCTCAGCCACCTCGCCTATCAGCGGCTGCTTGCGACCGACGATGCCAAAGAGGGGCCTCGCGCATGGATGGAGCGCCGACCGCCGCGGTTCCAAGCGCGCTGA